The genomic region TGAGCACTCTGGTCTCCTGATGGATTTGGAAGTATTCTTCTTTGTGGTCGAATAAGTTTTTGATGAACGCATAGACCAGGTCAGGATTCGTCAGGCTGTGCGTCCACAGGGCTCCGGTCCATCCCATGATCAATGTATCCTGGTCAATGCCCCGATACGATTTAGCTTTGACCAGAGTCGTGTAGTGGCCGGGGTGCTCTGCAATGATCTTCTTTGCGATGCCCTCATCCACGGGCACGATCCGTACGTTCTTGGTGGTGGACAGTTCCATGTAGCTGGCCATGGGGTACCCGCCGGCAAAAAATGCTCCGTCGAGTGAGCCGTCACCGAGCCCTTCTATCGATTCTTTATACACATAATAGTACGGCTTGAAATCCTTCTTGTGCACGCCGTAATAATCGAGCAGCAAATGTCCGCAATTTGCCGGAGAACTGCCTGCACCGCCCATGCCGATGCGCTTACCTTTCACATCCGCGTAACTCTTGATCGGTGAAGTGGCAGGCACCACCAGATAGACATCCGTGTTCTGGTTGAAGACTATGGCACGCAGATCCGTAAAGGGTTTGCCCTTGTAGTCTGCCTCACCTTTGTATGCGTTCCATGCGTCCGGTGTGCCGAAGTCAGCGAATGCCTCTTTTTTCTGGCCGAAAGCCAGCATGAGCCTCCTTACCATCTCCATGGTGCCGGTAGTTGCTTCGTGCACGAACTTTACATCGCCCGTCATATATTTGTTCGATACATTGATCGTGCCTGCAACAAAGACATACGCTCCTCCGCCTGCCGGAGGGCTCATGAAAGAGATAAGCCTTTGAGCCGCCGGTGCATTGATTGCATGGATCAACAGGATACCCGCTGCCAAGATCGTACCGAACAGAAGCCCTTTTCTCATAACTCCTCCCTGGTGTCTGGCGCCAGAACTCCATCCTTACTACTGTTTGCAGTACTGGCGTATGCTGTCACGTGAAAAGCGGGTAGTTAACGCCGTCTGTACAGATAGAGTTTATTATCCAAACAATGATTGCATACTACCGGGAGGGTGTAAAGCGCAAATTCAGTTGGCGTAGCCTGCTCCGTCTCGCTATGAACTTTCTTGACCCCTGTCCACTCGCGTGCTAGGGTCGATCAAAGCAATCACGGGTCCTTTAATCTGCGGGCGGTGCGTCAACAGGAGGGACATAGTATGAGAAAATCTTTGATAGCTGTGGTGATAGTGATCCACTACGGGAACGACTACTCGAGGCCATTTGCCGTCCCACCCGGGACGCCGAAAGAGCGTGTCGAGACATTGCGCACAGCCTTTGTGAAAACGATGAGTGATCCTGAATTCCTTGGTGAAGTGGACAAAATGAAGCTGACTCTCGACCCCACAACCGCTGAGGACCTCACGACCGCCGTGGTAAACTCCGCAAAAGTTGATGCTGCCGCAAAGGCCAAGCTCAAGAACATCTTGTTCAAGACAGAAGGCAAGTAACACCGAAAACGTGGCGGAGTATTGTCTACTGGTAGGATAGAAAGGTTCGCATGAATTGCAGTGTTACGTTCCTAAGGCGGTCGTCGAGCCTTGCGAGTGTGCCGGCGATGATCTCCTGTGGAACACTTCCGTAAAAGGCTTGCGCGATGCCGCCGGTGATACAGGCGATAGTGTCGCTGTCGCCGCCTATGGATATGGCCTTGCGGATGGCGTCCTCGAAGTCGCATGACTCCAGGAATGCGCGGATCGCCTGCGGAACCGATCCGGGGCAGGTCACGTCAAACCGGTACCACTTCCGGATTGAATCGAGCGGTTCATCGAGTGCATAGCCGAAGTGCTGTTCGATGTATGTTTTGATCTCCTGCTTGGTGGCTCCTGTTCGCGTCAGATATATAGCGGATGCTGTGGCTTGCGCCCCCTTGATGCCCTCCGGATGACTGTGACTCGGCTCCGCGCTTCGCTTCGCCTCCTCAAGAACGTGGTCAAGCGTATCGAATGCGAAGCCAACTGGACTCACCCGCATGGCAGAGCCATTGCCCATACTGTATCCGGGAGATTTACTGTCTGATGGCGCCCACTCGCGGAAGCTCAAACCGTAACCACGATTCGGGTAAGAACGGAAGTATTCCTTCAGCTTATCTCCATAGTCCGCACCGGATAGGATTGCGTCAGCAATCGCAACAGTGAGCACCGTGTCGTCGGTGAAGGTGCAGCGCGCGCCAAAGAGCGGAAAATCAGTGGTCCTGATATTATGGTGCTCGTACACCGAACCTATGATGTCGCCTGCAATTGCTCCGACCATGAGTTCTCCTCCGCACCACTCCGGAACACAAACTGGCAGCATGTCAGGGAGACCTCTTTTATAACGGAAGCACGATGAAAGTCAAACGCCGATCCTATGTCTGGAAGAGAACGCTTGACAAGCTTTTGAGCCGACGGGTACTATCACGTAAGACTTCGGGTTAGAGGTTTCAAAGGAAAGAACAAGCTTTCTTGCACAAGGGCATTCGTCAAAAAACAGAATGCCAGCTCAGGAGGTTACCATGTACAAAAGAGTTTTCGTCAGTGACATCCACATGACCGCAGGTTGGGGCTTCACGGGGTCGACTGGCGCCTATGACTGGTTCACCAAGAAGAATGCGGCCGATTTCCTGGCATTTCTCAAATATGTGCGTGGTGATGCTTCGATCAATGAGGTGATACTTCTCGGTGACATCATGGATGGGTGGCTCTATCCCTACGACGTGCAGCCGCCTTCATATGAAGTTATTGCCGACGCCTTCCACATCAAGCCCATCATACAGGAGTTGCAACTACTCGCCCAGGTCAAACCGGTTACGTATGTTGAGGGGAACCATGACATCAACATAACGGATGCCGCTTTCGCAGGTTTCCGGACAAAGTATTTTCCGAACATCCCTTTTCAGAAAAAGCCCTACGTAACGAACGATGGTATTTATGCTCAACACGGCCACGAG from Syntrophorhabdales bacterium harbors:
- a CDS encoding TAXI family TRAP transporter solute-binding subunit — protein: MRKGLLFGTILAAGILLIHAINAPAAQRLISFMSPPAGGGAYVFVAGTINVSNKYMTGDVKFVHEATTGTMEMVRRLMLAFGQKKEAFADFGTPDAWNAYKGEADYKGKPFTDLRAIVFNQNTDVYLVVPATSPIKSYADVKGKRIGMGGAGSSPANCGHLLLDYYGVHKKDFKPYYYVYKESIEGLGDGSLDGAFFAGGYPMASYMELSTTKNVRIVPVDEGIAKKIIAEHPGHYTTLVKAKSYRGIDQDTLIMGWTGALWTHSLTNPDLVYAFIKNLFDHKEEYFQIHQETRVLSLENATKGIFVPFHPGAEKYLREVGAIK
- a CDS encoding ADP-ribosylglycohydrolase family protein, producing the protein MLPVCVPEWCGGELMVGAIAGDIIGSVYEHHNIRTTDFPLFGARCTFTDDTVLTVAIADAILSGADYGDKLKEYFRSYPNRGYGLSFREWAPSDSKSPGYSMGNGSAMRVSPVGFAFDTLDHVLEEAKRSAEPSHSHPEGIKGAQATASAIYLTRTGATKQEIKTYIEQHFGYALDEPLDSIRKWYRFDVTCPGSVPQAIRAFLESCDFEDAIRKAISIGGDSDTIACITGGIAQAFYGSVPQEIIAGTLARLDDRLRNVTLQFMRTFLSYQ